AAACCACCGTCGACGTGCAGACCCCGGTCAAGCTGGAGGTCGCCGTGCCGACCGTGCTCTACGCCGACGGCGTGGTGGACGGCATGCGCTCGGACGGCGTGGTGTTCTGGTCGCCGGAGGTCCAGCCCGAGGTCGGCGAAGGCACCAAGCTGCGCTTCCCGGCCGGGTCGCCGGTGCCGGTGGTGGCCGGGGCGGTGACCGACAACGCGACCTGGCTGCTGCCCGCCTCCGACGACGTGACCGACCTGCTCAGCACGTACTCGCTGATGTTCGCCACCTTTCTCGGCACCATGGGCCTGCCGCACGTGCTGGTCCGCTTCTACACCAATCCGGACGGCAAGGCCGCGCGCCGGACCACCGTGCACGTGCTGCTGCTGCTCGGCCTGTTCTACCTGTTCCCGGCGCTGCTCGGCGCGCTGTCCCGGTTGTACGTGCCGGAGCTGCTGGTCACCGGGCGGACCGACGCGGCGGTGCTGATGCTGCCGTCGGCGATGCTGGGCGGGCTCGGCGGGCAGATCCTCGGCGCGGTCACCGCCGCCGGTGCCTTCGCCGCCTTCCTGTCCACCGCGTCGGGCCTGCTGGTCAGCGTGGCCGGGGTGCTGTCCACCGACGTGCTCCCCGGTCGTGTCCGCGACTTCCGGCTCGCCGCGGTGCTGGTCGCGCTGGCCCCGCTGGGCATCGCGCTGGCCCTGCGCCAGGACGACCTGTCGCTGAGCGTTGGCATGACCTTCGCGCTGGCCGCGTCCACCTTCAGCCCGATGCTGCTGCTCGGCGTCTGGTGGCGGAAGCTGACCTGGACCGGGGCGCTGGCCGGCATGGTGGTCGGCGGCACGCTGGTGCTCGGCGCGCTCGCGATCAACATCGTCAGCGGTTACACCGGCGGCTGGGCGCCGTGGTTCGCCGTGCAGCCCGCGTTGTTCACCGTGCCCGCCGCCTTCATCGCCACCATGGTGGTCAGCAAGGCGACCGCGCACCGGGTGCCGGACGACCTCAACGCGGTGATGCTGCGCCTGCACGCGCCGGATCCGCTGGGCTTCATGCGGGACCGGGCGGTGGCGCGGTTCGGCCAGGCGGAGGAAAAGGTGCGCACCGGCCGCGGTCGCCACCGGAAGTAACAATTCTACTTACGGTTACTCCATTCCCCTGATCGTGTGGCCTGCACAACTCCCCCGTCAGGAGGATGATCCTCGGCAAGCCCACTTGCCCGCTTGATCGAGGGAGGTCCTGTGAGCAGTAGCGAACCGATGACCGAAGCCGACTGGAAGCGTGTTCAGGCCAGTCCGGAATTCCGGCAACTGCGCAAACGCCTGCGGAACTTCGTCTTCCCGATGACCGTGTTGTTCCTCGGCTGGTACCTGCTCTACGTGGTGCTGGCGGCCTACGCGCAGGGCTTCATGTCCACGAAGCTGGTCGGCAACATCAACGTCGGCCTGGTGCTCGGCCTGCTCCAGTTCGTCTCGACCTTCTTGATCACGGGGTTGTACGTGCGCCACGCGAACCGGCACCTGGACCCGGTCTCCGACAAGATCCGCGAGGATGTCGAGGGGGTCGCGAAGTGAACCTCGCACAGGCCGTCCAGGGTTCGAACCCGATCCTGAACATCAGCATCTTCGGCGCGTTCGTGGTGGTCACGCTGGTGATCGTGTTCCGGGCGTCGCGGAACACGAAGACCGCGTCGGACTACTACGCCGCGGGTCGCGCGTTCTCCGGTCCGCAGAACGGCATCGCGATCGCCGGTGACTATCTGTCGGCGGCGTCGTTCCTCGGGATCGCGGGTGCGATCGCGGTCTACGGATACGACGGATTCCTTTACTCGATCGGGTTCCTCGTCGCCTGGTTGGTGGCTTTGCTGCTGGTGGCGGAACTGCTGCGCAACACCGGCAAGTTCACCATGGGCGACGTGCTGGCGTTCCGGATGAAGCAGCGTCCGGTGCGTGCGGCCGCCGCGACTTCGACGCTGGCGGTGAGCTTTTTCTACCTGCTGGCGCAGATGGCGGGTGCCGGCATCCTGGTTTCCTTGCTGCTGGGCATTTCCAACACCGCCGGGCAGGCCGTGGTGATCGCGGTGGTCGGCGTGGTGATGATCATCTACGTGCTGGTCGGCGGCATGAAGGGCACCACCTGGGTGCAGATCATCAAGGCCGCGTTGCTGATCACCGGTGCGTTCGCGATGACCGTCTGGGTGCTCGCGCGCTACGGCTTCAACCTTTCCGAGCTGTTGGGCAGCGCGGTCCAGCGCGTCGGTTCGGGCGGGGAAGCGATCTTGAACCCCGGTGCGCGCTACGGGGTTTCGGAAACGTCGAAGATCGACTTCCTGTCGCTGGGCATCGCGCTGGTGCTCGGCACCGCCGGTCTGCCGCACGTGCTGATGCGCTTCTACACCGTGCCCACGGCGAAGGACGCGCGGAAGTCGGTGGTGTGGGCGATCGGCCTGATCGGGCTGTTCTACCTGTTCACCCTGGTGCTCGGTTACGGCGCCGGTGCGATCGTGGGCAAGGACGCGATCAACAAGGCTCCAGGTAAGGAAAACTCGGCCGCACCACTACTCGCGCAGGCTCTCGGCGGTCCGATCCTGCTGGGCTTCATCGCGGCGGTGGCGTTCGCGACGATCCTGGCGGTGGTTGCCGGGTTGACGATCACCGCGTCGGCGTCGTTCGCGCACGACGTGTACGCCAACGTGATCAAGAAGGGCAAGGTCTCCGACAGCAACGCCGAGGTCCGGGTCGCCCGGATCACCGCACTGGTGATCGGCGCGGTCGCGATTGTCGGCGGGATCTTGGCGAAGGACCAGAACGTCGCGTTTCTCGTCGCGCTGGCCTTCGCGGTGGCGGCATCGGCGAACCTGCCGACGATCTTGTATTCGCTGTTCTGGAAGCGGTTCAACACCTCCGGCGCGTTGTGGTCGATCTACGGCGGCCTCACCGTCACCGTGGTGCTGATCATTTTCTCGCCCGCCGTTTCCGGGCTGTCGAATTCGATGATCAAGGGCGTGGACTTCCACTGGTTCCCGTTGCAGAACCCGGGTCTGGTGTCGATTCCGGTGTCGTTCTTCCTCGGCTGGCTGGGCACGGTCCTGTCGAAGGAGCACAACGAGGACAAGTACGCGGAGATGGAGGTCCGCTCGCTCACCGGGGCGGGGGCGGAGAAAGCTGTTCCGCACTGAGCACCGCTTCGACCAGTTCCAGGTCGGCGCGCAGGTGCGCCCGGCCGTTGTCGAACATGGCCTGCCAGAGCGGCGGAAGCGGGGCTTTCGCCGCCTGGCCGGTCTCCCAGTCGGCCAGCTGCGCGCGCAACGAGTGCGCCAGCGACTCGGCGAGCGACCGCACTTCCTCGGGCGGAAGCACGTCGACGAAGGTCAGCAGCAGGTAGACGCTCGCCGGGTAGGCGTTGGGCAGCTGCCCCCAGAGCTTCCTGGTGAGCCGCTTCAGCTCCTCGCGCCCGGCGTCGGTGATCGAGTACACCGACCGGTCGCGGCGGGCGGTCGGCTCGACGCGGTCCAGCTCGGCCAGCCCCTCCTTGGCGAGCTGGGTCAGCGCGTGGTGCACCGAGTACGGCTTGACCGCAGCCCACTTCTCGGCGTGACTGTCGACGAGCCACCTGCGGATCTCGTACCCGTGCCGCGGCTGTTCCGCGAGCAGCGCGAGCACCAGCAGCCGGACGTTCACGTGGTCCGCTCGAAGGCGAAGTCGCAGTGGTCGCAGCCGTAGCCGATGGTCACCGGGCGCTCGGCGCGCAGGCCGTGCCGGTCCGGATCGACCGCGGCCAGCATCGGCTTGTCCCATTCGCACCACACGGCCGCGGTCAGCTCCGGCGCGCCGAGCCGGGTGCTCGCGTCGTGGTAGACGCAGCGGTGTGCGCGGCCCAGGTAGGCGCGGTCGTTGTCGGTCACCCGTTCCCAGGCGAATCCCTTGCCGTAGAAGGACTTCTCCTGCTCGCGCACGTTTTCGACCATGGCCGCGAACGGATCGGGCGCGCGGTCGAGTTCGGCGCGCACGGTGTCGGCGAGCCAGTCGCCGAACTGGTCGACCACCACCCGGCGCACTGTTTCGAGCGGGTCGGGCACGCGGCCGTCGAGCCAGCGGTAGGCGGCGACGGCGTACGCGGTGAGCACCACGTGGCTGCGTGCGGCCTCGTCGACGACGAGGTCTTCGGTCTGGTCGAGCAGGTCCTCGGTTTCACGTTCGAGCCGGGCGCGGACCTCGGCCGCGTCCGGTACGCCGTCGAGCAGCGCGGAGAAGAACGGTTCGACGAACCAGCTTCTCGGGTCGTTCAGGTCGGTCATGCCGGTAAACGATAGACAAGTTTGTCTATCGAGTCCAGAGCGGCCCTGTTCACACGCGCTGAACGTGGCTTCGTGCGAGCATGGTGGCGTGGTGAACCCTGCTGAAGTGCCCACTGTGGACGTGCCCGAGCTGCCCGCCGAGTTCGCGCTGCTCGACGTCCGCGAGAACTACGAATGGGCCGCAGGGCACGCCCCCGGAGCCGTGCACATCCCGATGAGCGAGCTGCCCGGCCGGGTCGCCGAGCTGCCCGCGGCCGACCAGCTCTACGTGATCTGCCGCAGCGGCGTGCGCTCGGCCAACGTCGCGGCCTGGCTCAACGGCCAGGGCCGGGAGGCGGTCAACGTGGCGGGCGGCATGCAGTCATGGCAGGCGCACGGCAGGCCGATGGTCACCGAACAGGGTGCCGAGCCGCAGGTGGTGTGAGCGTGCACCCCCAGCACTACCCACCCCAGCAGCAGTACCAGCACCGGCCGCCGATGCGGCAGCGGGTGCGCTGGGTGGCGACCCCGCCCTACGGCCCGGCACCGCGCCGCCGTGCGGTCGACCACCGCTACTACGGCCCGCCCGCCTACCGGGTTCCGCCGCGCTGGGGCTTTCCGAACGTGGTCTGGCGGCTGCCGACGGCGGTGCCCGGCACCCCGTCGAACGCCCCGCGCCCGGCCCAGCGGCTGCGCGCGCTCTCCCGCAACGCCACCGTGTTGCTGTGGGTGCTGGCCGGGTTCGCCGCGGTGGCCGCGCTCGCCGAGGGCTGGCGGTACGTGCTGCTGCTGGTCAGCCGCGACTCCGCGCTCGACGCCGACCTGGTCGGCGCCTCCGACGCCCTGGTGCTCACCGCCGCGCTGCTGACCTTCCTGCTCGCCCTGTTCGCCGCCGGGATCAGCCTGTGGTGGCTGCTGGTCGCGCGCGTGGTCGCCGCCGACGAGCTGGGGGAGCGCCCGCCCCGGCCGCCGTGGCAGGTGCTCGTCGGCTTTTTTGTGCCGGGGCCGAACCTGGTGATGGCCGGCTCGATCGTCGCCGAGACCGAGCACGCCGTGCTGCGGCGTCCCGGCACCGAGCGCCCCCGGCCGTCGCGGTTGGTGCTGGCCTGGTGGGGCACCTGGGCGCTGAACGGGGTGCTGCTGGTCGTCTCGGTGATCTGGCGGCTGCGCGACGGTGTGCAGGCGCAGGCCGACGGGGTGCTGCTGGCCGTGCTGACCGACGGTTCCGCCGCCGGGCTGGCCGTGCTCACCGCACTGCTGGTCCGCCGGATGACCGGTCTGCTGGCTCCGGTCGGCGAGGACAAACTGCGCCACCTGCGCGTGCTCAGCGTGAGCGGCGCGCCCGAACCCGAACTGCGCCCGGCCCGCCCGGCTACCGCACCCCGGTGACCGGCAGCTCCCGGTAGCCGCGCATGACGAACTCCGGTCGGCGTGGCGGTTCCCCGGCCGGCTCCAGGGCCGGCAGCGCGGTCAGCGCGCGGAACGCGGCGGCGATCTCCACCCTGGCCAGCGGCGCGCCGAGGCAGAAGTGGATGCCCGCGCCGAAGCCGAGGTGCGGGTTCGGCGAGCGGCGGATGTCGAAGCTGTCCGGCTCGGCGAACACCTCCGGATCGCGGGCCGCGGCCCCGAGCAGCGCGCCGATCTTCCGGCCTGCTTCGAGGCGGTACCCGGCGATCTCCACGTCCTCGGTGGCGGTCCGCTCGAACAGCTGCAACGGCGAGTCGAACCGGATCGCCTCTTCGACCGCGGTATCGATGTTCGACGGCAGCAGTTCCCACTGGTCGCGGTGGTCGAGCAGGGCGCGCAGGCCGTTGCCGAGCACGTTGACCGTGGCCTCGTGGCCCGCCATCAGCAGCAGTACGGCGGTGGCGACCAGTTCGTCGTCGGAAAGCCTGCCGTTGTCGTCGTCGCGGACGCGCACGAGGTCGCTGATCAGGTCGTCGCCCGGATTCGCCGCGCGCTCGGCGGACAGCTTCCGCAGGTAGTCGACGAATTCCCCGGCCGCTTGCTCGGCCATGGCGCGCTTGTCCTCGGACAGGCCGTACTCGTACATCTTCACGATGTGGTTGGACCACGGCACCAGGAGCGGCCGGTCGGCCTCCGGCACCCCGAGCAACTCGGCGATCACCTCGACCGGCAGCGGCTGCGCGACCTCGGCGAGGAAGTCGGCCTGGCCCTCGTCGCGAATCCGCGCGGCGAGCCGGTCGACCAGCTTCGCGGCGACCTGCTCGACGCGCGGCCTGAGTCGTTCGACGTGACCGCGCGCGAAGGCCGACGACACCAGCCGCCGCAGCCGCGTGTGGGCCGGTGGCTCGTTCTCCAGCAGGGAGTTGCGGTGCAGCAGGTTGAAGGAGACGAACTGCTCGGCGGGCGTCGCGTCACGCCAGATCCGCCCGAGGGACCTGTGCCTGAGCACCGCCGACGCCGCCGGATGCGACACCGCGATCGCCAGCCCGAGCCCTTCGTGATGGTGCACCGCCCCCTTCGCCCGAAGCTCGGCGAAGTACGGGTACGGATTCGCGAGGAACGCCGGATCAGCAGGCTCGAACACCAGCCGACTGTAGCTCCACCCAGCCGTACCATGTCGTCACGTGACCACCGACGCGGATGGGCGGACCCTCTGGCGGATCCACGACGAGCGCCTGGTCGACGACACGCGCCGGCTTCGGCTGAGCATCGCGTCGGTGGAACTGCCCGACGGGGTGACTTTCGAGCAGTGGGTGTTCCGCATCCCCAAGGCCGCGGTGATGGCCGTTCTCGATGACCAGGACCGCGTGCTGATGATGTGGCGGCACCGGTTCATCATCGACCGGTGGGTGTGGGAGCTGCCCGGCGGTTACGTCAATCCGGACGAAGACCCCGCGGTGACCGCGGCGCGCGAGGTCGAGGAAGAGACCGGCTGGCGGCCGCTCGACATCGAACCGCTCGGCAGCCTGCAGCCGATGGTCGGCAGCGCCGACGCCGAGAACCTGCTGTACGTGGCTCGAAGGTCCGAGTACGTCGGGGAGCCGGAGGACATCAACGAGGCCGAGCGCGTCGCCTGGATTCCGCTCGACACGGTCCGGACCCGCATCAGCAAGGGCGAGATCGTCGGCGCGGCATCGCAGGTGGCGCTCCTCCACGTCCTCGCCTTCCACCGCTGAGCCCGCCCGGATCGCTCGGGTCGAGCGCCTGGCGGGCCCCGCCGTTCGGTACCGTCGGCCCGACCGAACGCGAGGAGGAACTGTGGGCAAGGCGGCGCGCAAGAAGGGGCCCAAGAAGAACGGGGCGCCCAAGAAGGTTCGCGAAGTCTTCGTCGGCCAGCCGTTCGAGGGGCTGGTGGCGGAGCCGGAGCTGATCGCGCTGCGTGAGTTCGTTCCGTCCGCGACCGTCGAGCTGCCGCTGAAGGACACCGACGGGCGCAAGGTGGTGCTCGGCACCGTGCTGCCGATGGCCGCCGCCGCGTTCGTGCGCTCCGACGGCCAGGCCTTCGTCGGCCTCCAGGTGCAGACCCGGTCCACCGACGTCAGCCGCGACATCGGCCGGTCGATCCGCTGGGCGCTCGAGGCCAAGGAGGGCGACGTGCTCTCCGTGCCCGACACCATCACGCCCGGCGGTGAGGGCGAGCGACTGCAGGACCTGCTCGACCCGACGGCCGAGTTCGACGTGCAGATGCACACCGACTTCTCCTGGTGGCTGCCCGAGGGTACCGAGGCCGAGGGCGAGGTGGCGCTGTCGCTGGAGCGCGCGAACGGCGCGATCATGCCGTCCGAGCGGCTCGGCACCGGTGCCTACTGGGTCGACGCCGGCGAGAAGGCGCACCTGCGCTGGGTCCGGCCGGAGCCGGAGGGCAAGGTGCTCCAGGCGCTGGCCCGGCTCTCCGCCGCCGGTGAGATCGGCCTCGGCGAGGAGTCGCGCTACGCCGGTTCGTTCCGCGCGCACGGCCTGCTGGTGCCGGTCTGGGACCTCGACCCCGAGGCCCACGCCCGCGAGTGGGACGAGCCCGCGAAGCAGCTCGGCGAACGCCTCGACAAGGCGCTGGCCTCGCTCGACGAGGAGCCCCTCAACGCCGCCGAGCGCCGCGCCCGCGACGGCCTGATCGGTCGTCAGATCACCATTCGCTAGTGGTACTGCACATCTGCTCGAAGCAGGACTGGTTGTCGAGCGGGGACGCCTACCGCGCGCCCTCGCTCGACGACGTCGGCTTCATCCACTGCTCCGACCCCGGCACCGCGCACCTGCCCGCGGACGCGCTCTACGCCGGTCGCACCGATCTGGTCCTGCTCGAGATCGACCCCGCCCGCCTCGGCGTGCCACTGCGCTGGGAGGAAGGCGATCCGCCGCACCCGGCAGGCGTGCGCTTCCCGCACGTCTACGGCCCCATCCCGCGTGAAGCGGTGATCGCGGTGCACGAGTTCCCGCCCGGCCCGGACGGCCGCTTCCACCTCCCACCGGCCATCGCGAACCGGTAACGCGCCACAACGGCTCACCCGTCGGTGCGTCCTTCGATCGGACGGACAACCTGCGGGGGCGCGGATGCGTGAGTCAGACGGTGGTGAGGAGCGGTCGAGAACGCTCACCGGGATTGGAGGCGATACGGTGACCGCGTGCGCGCCGGTTGCGCCAGCCCTTTCGCTGGCCGGAAGCCGTGTCGTCGAGGCGCGCCAGGAGAGGGGATTGGCGGTGTCGGGCGACCTCGTTGACTTCGGGGAGTTCGTCTCGGCCAACCTGCCCGGCCTGATGCGCTACGGCCACGCGCTGACCGGCAACCCGCACGACGCCGCCGACCTGGTCCAGACGGTGCTGGAGAAGATCGGCTCCCGCTGGACCCACGTGCAGCGCAAGACCGGCGACCCGATGGCCTACATCCGCCGCTCGATGGCGAACGCGCACATCAGCCGCTGGCGGCGGACCAAGCGCGAGAACCTGGTTGCCGACATTCCCGACGCCCAGCCGTTCGAGCACGCCGACCCGTTCGAGCACGAGCCGCTGTGGCAGGCGCTACGGGCGCTGCCGCCGAGGCAACGCGCCGTGGTGGTGCTGCGTTACTACGAAGGACTGTCCGAAGCGGAGATCGCGGCTTCACTCGGCGTGAGCCAGGGCACGGTGAAGAGCCAGGCGAGCAAGGCGCTCGCCTCCCTGCGGCTGAAGATGAAGCCCGCGGTGGAAGAGAGCGGAGGGAGGGAAGCGGTATGAGCGCAGACGACGACGAACTGGCCGGTGAACTGCGCCGGCTGTTCGACGACGAACGCCTCGGACTGCGTCCCGCACCGGATGCCGGGCAGCTCATCGTCGCCGGGGCCAAGCGGCGCCGCGTCCGCCGTCGCCGGATGTCCGTCGCCGGTGGCGCGCTCGGTGTGGTCGCGCTGGTCACCGGTGGTTTCGCGCTGACCGGTGGTGGGTTCCGGCACCAGGAGCCGCCGCCGGTGGCCCAGCCGCCCGGCCCGGACCCGGCACTGCAGATCGGGCCGAGCGCCACGATGATCCCGGCACCGGCGCCGTCCAGCCCGCCGCCGGGTTCACCACCGCCCCCGCAGCCGCCGCCGAACCCGAACTCCGGCCAGGCGACCACGCTGCCGCCGACCGCACCGCTGTCCGACGCGCCCGTCGCGACGCAGAAGTCGGGGCCGCCGGGCCCGGTCATCGGCCCCGGTGGCTACGGCAAGCTGCGGTTGAACACGAGCATGGACGAGGCGTCCTCGTCGGGCATCAACTTCACGCCGGAGAACAGCGGCGGCGTGGACGGCGGCTGCACCAGCTACTTCTTCAGCGGGACGGGCGTGCCCAGCGGCGGTTCGGTGGTCGTCTCGCCGAACCGCGGCGTGGTGTACATCAATCCGTCGGTGCCCGCGACCACACCGGAGGGCATCGGCGCCGGCGCGACGCGTGAACAGCTGCGGAAGACCTATCCGGAGGCGACCACCGGCCCCAACGGCGACGTGGTGCCGATCGGCAACGGCTACCGCTACCGCGTGGTGGTCAGCGAGACCGCGGTGGTCGAGCACGTCTATCTCGACGACAGCCTGCAGGACTGCTACGAGTGAACCCGGGCGCTCCCAGTGGGAGCACCCGGGTCCGAGTGGTCAGCCCTCGGGGGCCGATCAGATGGCGCCGCCGGCCACCGGCGGCATGAGCGGGTCGTCGCCGCCGTCGCCGACCGATTCGCGGGAGAGCCAGTTCTCCACCTCGAACAGGTTGCCGTTGGCGCGCTTGACGATGTTGAGCAGGGTGGACATCGCGGAGATCTCCTCCACCTGCTCCTTGAGGAACCACTGGACGAACTGCTCGGAGATGTAGTCGTCCTCGTCGCGGGCGGCCTTGGCCAGCGTCTTGATGTCGGCCGCGACCTCCTTCTCCTGCTCGAGGGCGAGTTCGATCAGCTCGTGCACCTCGGAGAAGTCGTTGCGGACGTCTCCGGTGCCGGGGATCTCGACGTGGTGGTCGGTGTCCAGCATGTACTGCACCAGAGCGAGGGCGTGGTTGCGCTCCTCGTTCGCCTGCCGGAAGAAGTGCTTCGCCAGTTGCGGCAGGTCCTCGTTCTCGAACCAGACCGCCAGCGCGATGTACTGCTGGGAGGCGTTGAACTCGTTGTGCACCTGCTGCTGGAGCAGCTCGTAGAACTTCGAACGCGGATTCTTCTTGGTGAGGGCCATGTATTCAACGGTAACCCAGCCCGGCAATTATCTCCAATTGTACCTGGTGATTCCCGCCCCATTAGGTTACCATTCCCAAAAGAAGGCAGAACTAATTTTGTTTAGCCTTGCCTAATTCATTCGGTGAATCAGCGGAGCGAGTCGCGCACCACCGGGCAGGACATGCACCGCGGCCCGCCCCGGCCGGAGCCCAGTTCCGAGCCCGCGATGCGCAGCACCTCGATCCCGGCCGCCTCCAGGCGCTCGTTGGTCTCCACGTTGCGCTCGTAGCCGACCACCACGCCCGGCGCCACGGCCAGCGTGTTGTTCCCGTCGTCCCACTGCTCGCGTTCCGCGGTCACCGGGTCGAGGCCGGTGTCGATCACCCGCAGCCGGTCGATGTCCATCGCCTTGGCCGCCGCGGTCAGGAACGGTTCCGGGCCGTCCACCCGCAGCGCGCCGTCGTCACCGGTGAACAGCGTGTAGGCCACCAGCGAATCCCTGGCCAGCGGGTACATCACCACCGCGTCGGTGTTGACCATCGTGCACACGGTGTCCAGGTGCATGGTGGCCCGCGACTGCTCGATCGGCACCGCCAGCACCGTGTGCGCGAGGTCGTCGGCGAACACCGAGCGCGCCAGCGATTCGGCACCGGCCGCCGAAGTCCGCTCGCCGACGCCGATCGCGACCACGCCCGGCGCCAGCAGCATCACGTCGCCGCCTTCGATCGGCGCGGAATGCGCGCCATAGGCACGGGCGGCCTGCCGGAATCGCGGGTGATAGGCGTAAACCAGGTCCAGCACCGCGGTTTCCCGGCGGCGCGCGGGCATGGTCAGTGAGGAAATCGCCACCCGGTCGGCGATCCACGCGGAGGAATCACGCGTGAACAACAGGTTCGGCAGCGGGTCGACGGCGAAATCACGCGGATGGTTCATTTTCCGGACCAGCGAAGCGCCTTCCGCGGCGGGCAGTTCCTCGAAGGTCATCCCGGCCATCAGCACCTCGGCCAGCGTTTCCGAGTCCACAGAGGACAGATGGGACCGGAGCACGTCGGCCAGCTCGGCACCGAGCCTGCGGTCGTCCACCGCCGCGTGCACCCCGGCGGCGTGCGCGCGCTGGTCGTCGAGCGCGCTGCGCAGCACCTCGGCCAGCAGCAGCACCTCGACACCGCGGCCGCGCAGCACCTCGGCGAAGGCGTCGTGCTCCTCCTGGGCGCGGTCGACCCACGGAATGGAGTCGAACAGGAGCTGGTCGTTGTTGCGCGGCGTGAGGCGCTTCAGCTCGGCGCCCGGCCGGTGCAACAGGACCGAGCGCAGTGGCCCGACCTCGCTCTCCACCCGGGGCGCGGACACGGTCTCGGAAGTCGCTTGCTCGACGGTCACATGCTGAGACTAATCACTTCCACCGCGGTAATGGTTCGGTAAGCGGTGGGAGTATGGCCGCCGCGCGGCCGGTGGCCCAGAGTGAACGCATGTCGCGCAAGAAGAAGCTCATCCTGGCCGCGCTCGGGCTCGGGCTGGTGGTTGCCGCCGTCGGTCTGTGGGCCTTCCAGCCGTGGAAGGCGTTCACCCGCAGCACGGTGGACGAAGCGCTGCCGGTGGCCGTGAACAGCGCGGTCAGCGAAGCACCGCGGCAGCCGGCCGCGCCCACCTCCGAGTCACCCGGCGCGCCCGAGTCACCCGAGCCGTCCGAGCCGCCCGAGCCGAAGGACCTGGCCACCGGCGAGTTCGTCAGCCAGGAGCACGACACCAGCGGCAAGGCCCGCGTGGTCGATCTCGGCGACGGCAACCGCGTGCTGCGCCTGGAGGGCTTCTCCACCTCCGACGGTCCCGACGTGCACGTGTGGCTCAGCGCGGCCACCGCGGGCGGTGAATGGGGCAAGTACGACGACGGCGCCGTGGTCAAGCTCGGCAAGATCAAGGCCACCGACGGGAACCAGAACTACAACATTCCGGCCGACGCGAAGCTGTCCGGGCTGCGCAGCGTGGTCATCTGGTGCGACCGCTTCAACGTCGCCTTCGGCTCCGCGCCGCTGTCCCTCTGAAAAGCTCGGAAAATAAGCACCGCGGAGGTCGTTCCGGCGCTTGTCCGTTCGTAGGTTCGGTGTGAGAACACCGCAGAGAACACAGAGAACGGAGACCTTCATGTCGAACGCCCGACCGCCCGTGGTCGACCTGGCCACCTGGCAGGCCGCCCGCGACGAACTCCTGGTCCGCGAGAAGGCGCACACCCGTGAGGGCGACGCCATCGCCGCAGCCCGGCGGCGGCTGCCGATGGTGGAGTTCGACGGAAAGGTCGAGGTGGTCGGTGCCGACGGCCCCGTCCCGTTCGTCGACCTGTTCGACGGCCGCGACGAACTCGTGGTCTACCAGCACATGTGGCATGAAGGCGCGCCTCACCAGGGCCAGTGCGAGGGCTGCACCAACATGGTCTGGCACCTGCGGGACACCGTCGTCTACCTCAAGGCGCGCGGGGTCTCGTTCGCCGTCGTGACCAGGGGCCGGTGGGAGGAGGTGGCTCCGTTCGTGGAGTTCATGGGCTACACCGACCCCTGGTACTCGGTGCGCGACGTGCCCGCGCCGGTCGGCGGCGCCATGGCCTCCCTGTCGTGCTTCCTGCGCGACGGCGAGCGCACCTTCCTCACCTACTCCACGACGGGACGC
The genomic region above belongs to Amycolatopsis sp. YIM 10 and contains:
- a CDS encoding ferritin, with protein sequence MALTKKNPRSKFYELLQQQVHNEFNASQQYIALAVWFENEDLPQLAKHFFRQANEERNHALALVQYMLDTDHHVEIPGTGDVRNDFSEVHELIELALEQEKEVAADIKTLAKAARDEDDYISEQFVQWFLKEQVEEISAMSTLLNIVKRANGNLFEVENWLSRESVGDGGDDPLMPPVAGGAI
- a CDS encoding arginine deiminase, with amino-acid sequence MESEVGPLRSVLLHRPGAELKRLTPRNNDQLLFDSIPWVDRAQEEHDAFAEVLRGRGVEVLLLAEVLRSALDDQRAHAAGVHAAVDDRRLGAELADVLRSHLSSVDSETLAEVLMAGMTFEELPAAEGASLVRKMNHPRDFAVDPLPNLLFTRDSSAWIADRVAISSLTMPARRRETAVLDLVYAYHPRFRQAARAYGAHSAPIEGGDVMLLAPGVVAIGVGERTSAAGAESLARSVFADDLAHTVLAVPIEQSRATMHLDTVCTMVNTDAVVMYPLARDSLVAYTLFTGDDGALRVDGPEPFLTAAAKAMDIDRLRVIDTGLDPVTAEREQWDDGNNTLAVAPGVVVGYERNVETNERLEAAGIEVLRIAGSELGSGRGGPRCMSCPVVRDSLR
- a CDS encoding SigE family RNA polymerase sigma factor, encoding MSGDLVDFGEFVSANLPGLMRYGHALTGNPHDAADLVQTVLEKIGSRWTHVQRKTGDPMAYIRRSMANAHISRWRRTKRENLVADIPDAQPFEHADPFEHEPLWQALRALPPRQRAVVVLRYYEGLSEAEIAASLGVSQGTVKSQASKALASLRLKMKPAVEESGGREAV
- a CDS encoding cytochrome P450; this encodes MFEPADPAFLANPYPYFAELRAKGAVHHHEGLGLAIAVSHPAASAVLRHRSLGRIWRDATPAEQFVSFNLLHRNSLLENEPPAHTRLRRLVSSAFARGHVERLRPRVEQVAAKLVDRLAARIRDEGQADFLAEVAQPLPVEVIAELLGVPEADRPLLVPWSNHIVKMYEYGLSEDKRAMAEQAAGEFVDYLRKLSAERAANPGDDLISDLVRVRDDDNGRLSDDELVATAVLLLMAGHEATVNVLGNGLRALLDHRDQWELLPSNIDTAVEEAIRFDSPLQLFERTATEDVEIAGYRLEAGRKIGALLGAAARDPEVFAEPDSFDIRRSPNPHLGFGAGIHFCLGAPLARVEIAAAFRALTALPALEPAGEPPRRPEFVMRGYRELPVTGVR
- a CDS encoding DUF5926 family protein, whose amino-acid sequence is MGKAARKKGPKKNGAPKKVREVFVGQPFEGLVAEPELIALREFVPSATVELPLKDTDGRKVVLGTVLPMAAAAFVRSDGQAFVGLQVQTRSTDVSRDIGRSIRWALEAKEGDVLSVPDTITPGGEGERLQDLLDPTAEFDVQMHTDFSWWLPEGTEAEGEVALSLERANGAIMPSERLGTGAYWVDAGEKAHLRWVRPEPEGKVLQALARLSAAGEIGLGEESRYAGSFRAHGLLVPVWDLDPEAHAREWDEPAKQLGERLDKALASLDEEPLNAAERRARDGLIGRQITIR
- a CDS encoding DM13 domain-containing protein, whose protein sequence is MSRKKKLILAALGLGLVVAAVGLWAFQPWKAFTRSTVDEALPVAVNSAVSEAPRQPAAPTSESPGAPESPEPSEPPEPKDLATGEFVSQEHDTSGKARVVDLGDGNRVLRLEGFSTSDGPDVHVWLSAATAGGEWGKYDDGAVVKLGKIKATDGNQNYNIPADAKLSGLRSVVIWCDRFNVAFGSAPLSL
- a CDS encoding NUDIX hydrolase translates to MTTDADGRTLWRIHDERLVDDTRRLRLSIASVELPDGVTFEQWVFRIPKAAVMAVLDDQDRVLMMWRHRFIIDRWVWELPGGYVNPDEDPAVTAAREVEEETGWRPLDIEPLGSLQPMVGSADAENLLYVARRSEYVGEPEDINEAERVAWIPLDTVRTRISKGEIVGAASQVALLHVLAFHR
- a CDS encoding DUF952 domain-containing protein, with product MVLHICSKQDWLSSGDAYRAPSLDDVGFIHCSDPGTAHLPADALYAGRTDLVLLEIDPARLGVPLRWEEGDPPHPAGVRFPHVYGPIPREAVIAVHEFPPGPDGRFHLPPAIANR